In Candidatus Hydrogenedentota bacterium, a genomic segment contains:
- a CDS encoding beta-galactosidase → MMAASLLLFVYALNAHALQLPLLGIGGEKEDPRDTAFAGAALTPAAEGVVWGRPLDAGPIRVLFLAPRFTMRDASELLRRLDVELIPVSLWSDTQLGQPENSGPAVAGCSAQETLSRLHDALQRRIDVIVAADFDFHALPQEDFAALTEKVRTGTGLLLANHQYDAPEHVMQFLNALTPAEDGDYVTRGVGESLSPEWRKGLDFVVLEHHGEGRVVELDYSGGRPLSHCLLPVLENPTLAEPEHLDTYLSLIARAVRWLAKREPAVAVESITALAPAAPNEAEIPLNIADEPAQVPQMTARSQYFRPYELRLRKPAERDYLVRSQLRQPGRAHPFEIIYKAILHKGESTYRLYAPATSGKFYMDVWLLDGEKVVEWHTEAIEVEGRPFIIKARVSKPLVQTQDTLGVEVALLSSPRPCTIHVRAIDSLGRLVARATETIDTGVTVAQVALSLSDLLTTSLKIEAYAVDRETSEVGDWDLRQAAFACEYVPVRLPIDPGDFAWGVVEDGSAEYNKRYAYRTLTELGVTYVDTIGNEVATGVLGRAGLRSFARVTQYLPDSPAIDLVRQPCLNDPRFVQSDTDSLTSMATALRTQGLAGYSIGSRNTLTKNDEDVCHSPECVEAYWNRLQQTYGGLEHVNARWATSYPDWDSVRPPLRDAAATSGNYAPWVDFRASMNAVFEDTHARARKTLRNVDPRAWVGFRAYPNASALQGYDWGRLTPAMDWMTVDPDPVSVERVRSFKRKDASAGMVLDYGAHENDAVWQRWEPWYAVLHGFGTVWYPGALGSSAYANRNVLLSPDGNPLPSPSPALPEIEAIQGGISSLVAQAERMNSGIALFDDAASEILSYVEGESSGHSQDELLAFMELIHGLGYQFDLVNDEQIANGALSAYRVLVLPKARALSNKTVEAIAQFHQQGGSLIAGYAPGVYDEHGLVRAGNPLPALFGAAISKPGTWTPPSNGEASVSLDEKTFNANLEGAIAETGLQAQEGITPGGTAGETPVWFVRRGEQGVAALLNHSVIPWQAKPAGGDALLRALLRAGGAEPVAEFAKKGTRLFRGEVVGYRLGNVRIYGVIARPDAGEQKLQMKLDDPGAVFNVRTGTRVVRPKSMTMSLGAGMSEVYASLPYDVTGLDLEMPKSMVLGERFPMVFKVNARKETPRVHVIHVELRFVQGDQETLLRHYTKDVVCAEGTGNAFIPFALNELPGVYKLTARDVLSGKTAETIIQVLKTGEVINGPANLM, encoded by the coding sequence GCGGGATGCTCAGCCCAAGAGACGTTGTCCCGCCTTCATGACGCGCTGCAACGCCGGATAGACGTAATCGTCGCCGCGGATTTCGATTTCCACGCGCTGCCCCAGGAAGATTTTGCCGCCCTAACGGAGAAAGTGCGGACAGGGACGGGTTTGCTTCTCGCCAACCATCAATATGATGCCCCTGAACACGTGATGCAGTTTCTCAACGCGCTCACGCCGGCGGAGGACGGGGACTACGTGACGCGAGGGGTTGGTGAGTCGTTGTCGCCGGAATGGCGCAAGGGGCTCGACTTTGTCGTGCTTGAGCATCACGGCGAGGGCCGAGTTGTCGAATTGGACTACTCCGGTGGCCGCCCGCTTTCGCACTGCCTGCTGCCGGTGCTCGAGAACCCGACGCTTGCCGAGCCCGAACATCTGGATACCTACCTTTCGCTAATCGCGCGGGCGGTGCGGTGGTTGGCAAAGCGCGAGCCCGCGGTTGCGGTGGAGTCCATTACGGCCTTGGCGCCCGCGGCTCCGAACGAGGCGGAAATTCCTCTCAACATTGCGGATGAGCCCGCGCAGGTGCCGCAGATGACTGCGCGTTCGCAGTACTTCCGCCCGTATGAGCTTCGGCTGCGGAAACCTGCCGAGCGCGACTACTTAGTGCGCTCTCAATTGAGGCAGCCAGGCCGAGCGCACCCCTTTGAGATCATCTACAAAGCGATTCTGCACAAGGGAGAAAGCACCTATCGGCTGTACGCGCCAGCGACTTCGGGCAAATTCTACATGGATGTTTGGCTGCTGGATGGCGAGAAGGTCGTGGAATGGCATACGGAAGCGATCGAAGTCGAAGGACGTCCATTCATCATCAAGGCCCGAGTCAGCAAGCCCCTCGTGCAGACTCAGGATACGCTCGGCGTGGAAGTGGCGTTGCTGTCGAGTCCACGGCCGTGCACGATTCACGTGCGGGCCATCGATTCGCTGGGGCGGCTGGTTGCGCGCGCAACAGAGACCATCGATACAGGCGTAACCGTCGCGCAAGTAGCGCTCAGTCTTTCCGATCTGCTTACGACCTCGTTAAAGATAGAAGCGTATGCAGTGGATCGAGAGACCTCGGAAGTGGGCGATTGGGATTTGAGGCAGGCGGCCTTCGCGTGCGAGTACGTGCCGGTGCGTCTCCCAATCGATCCCGGGGACTTTGCGTGGGGGGTCGTGGAAGACGGTTCCGCAGAGTACAACAAGCGATACGCGTACAGAACGCTGACCGAATTGGGTGTGACGTATGTCGATACTATCGGCAATGAAGTCGCCACGGGGGTTCTGGGACGGGCGGGTCTGCGTTCGTTCGCTCGCGTAACGCAATACCTTCCGGATAGTCCGGCCATCGATTTGGTTCGGCAGCCTTGCCTGAACGATCCGCGCTTTGTGCAGTCGGACACGGATTCGCTCACTTCGATGGCCACCGCGTTGCGCACACAGGGACTGGCCGGTTACTCCATCGGCAGCAGGAATACGCTCACCAAGAACGATGAAGATGTCTGCCATTCACCGGAATGCGTGGAGGCTTATTGGAATCGGCTTCAACAAACGTACGGCGGCTTGGAGCACGTGAATGCGAGGTGGGCGACGTCTTATCCCGATTGGGATTCCGTGCGGCCGCCGTTGCGCGATGCGGCGGCAACCTCGGGGAACTACGCGCCGTGGGTAGATTTTCGCGCCAGCATGAATGCGGTGTTTGAAGACACCCACGCACGTGCGCGCAAAACCTTGCGCAACGTCGATCCGCGCGCGTGGGTCGGATTCCGCGCGTATCCGAACGCGAGCGCCTTGCAGGGATACGACTGGGGGCGTTTGACGCCGGCGATGGACTGGATGACGGTCGACCCCGATCCCGTGTCTGTTGAGCGCGTGCGCTCGTTCAAGCGAAAGGATGCGTCGGCTGGCATGGTGTTGGACTACGGCGCGCATGAAAACGATGCGGTGTGGCAACGATGGGAGCCGTGGTACGCAGTTCTGCACGGCTTCGGAACCGTTTGGTATCCAGGCGCACTGGGGTCGAGCGCATACGCCAATCGGAACGTGCTGCTCAGTCCCGATGGCAATCCGTTGCCGTCTCCTTCCCCGGCATTGCCGGAAATCGAAGCGATACAGGGAGGAATCTCTTCGCTTGTTGCACAAGCCGAGAGGATGAACTCAGGGATCGCCCTGTTCGACGATGCCGCCAGCGAGATTCTGAGTTATGTAGAAGGCGAATCGAGTGGCCATAGTCAAGACGAATTGCTGGCGTTCATGGAACTGATCCATGGGCTGGGGTACCAATTCGATCTCGTAAACGACGAGCAGATCGCGAACGGGGCATTGAGTGCGTATCGAGTTCTCGTGCTTCCGAAAGCCCGCGCGTTGAGCAACAAGACCGTGGAAGCGATCGCGCAATTTCACCAACAGGGCGGAAGCCTGATTGCCGGGTACGCACCCGGCGTCTACGACGAGCACGGCCTTGTTCGGGCCGGGAACCCGTTGCCTGCTCTGTTTGGGGCAGCCATTTCCAAACCGGGGACGTGGACTCCCCCATCCAATGGCGAGGCCTCCGTTTCGCTCGACGAAAAGACATTCAATGCCAACTTGGAGGGCGCGATTGCCGAGACGGGGCTGCAGGCGCAAGAGGGAATCACGCCGGGCGGGACCGCGGGTGAGACTCCGGTGTGGTTTGTCCGGCGCGGCGAGCAGGGAGTCGCGGCGCTTCTAAATCACAGCGTAATACCGTGGCAAGCGAAGCCCGCGGGGGGCGACGCGCTGCTTCGCGCCCTGTTGCGCGCAGGGGGAGCGGAGCCTGTGGCCGAATTCGCGAAGAAAGGGACGAGGCTGTTTCGGGGAGAGGTGGTTGGGTACCGGCTGGGCAACGTGCGCATTTACGGCGTGATCGCGCGGCCGGATGCCGGCGAACAGAAGCTACAAATGAAGCTGGACGATCCGGGCGCGGTGTTCAACGTGCGAACCGGCACGCGAGTGGTGCGCCCCAAGTCGATGACCATGTCGCTGGGCGCGGGCATGTCGGAGGTCTACGCTTCGCTGCCGTATGACGTGACGGGGCTCGATTTGGAAATGCCGAAGAGTATGGTTTTGGGAGAACGCTTCCCGATGGTGTTCAAGGTCAATGCGCGCAAGGAGACGCCTAGAGTTCACGTTATTCACGTCGAGCTTCGTTTCGTTCAGGGCGACCAGGAAACGCTGTTGCGGCATTACACAAAAGACGTTGTGTGTGCGGAGGGAACGGGCAACGCCTTCATCCCGTTTGCCTTGAACGAACTGCCGGGAGTCTACAAGCTGACGGCCCGCGATGTTCTGTCGGGCAAGACCGCGGAGACCATCATTCAAGTGCTGAAGACGGGCGAAGTCATCAACGGTCCGGCGAACCTGATGTAA
- a CDS encoding WbqC family protein, with translation MLGSIHQLHYLPWLRYFEKIARAGVFIVLDNIQYNKNGWQNRNRVKTPSGPVILTVPVHAPLACTLDEVGIDNSQHWRRKHWSTLKQSYGKAPYFAQYAPFFEDVYGREWSSLNEINRHMLTWYVQTLGIETRIVYASELSVPGIATERLINLLKAVGADCYYSGAYALEQYLDAAQLEAAGIGLELQHWTAPVYPQSHGAFVADLSIVDLLFHCGPDSLRVLLSEDFRPNAVKRAAE, from the coding sequence ATGTTGGGTTCCATTCATCAATTGCACTATCTGCCGTGGCTGCGGTACTTCGAGAAGATCGCACGCGCCGGCGTGTTCATCGTGCTCGACAACATCCAGTACAACAAGAATGGCTGGCAGAACCGCAATCGAGTCAAGACGCCGTCCGGTCCGGTGATACTGACCGTTCCCGTACACGCGCCGCTGGCTTGTACGCTCGATGAAGTTGGTATAGACAACTCGCAACATTGGCGCCGGAAGCACTGGAGTACGTTGAAACAAAGTTACGGCAAGGCGCCGTACTTTGCTCAGTACGCGCCGTTTTTTGAGGACGTATACGGCAGGGAGTGGAGCAGCCTCAACGAGATCAACCGCCACATGCTCACGTGGTATGTGCAGACCCTGGGGATCGAGACGCGTATTGTATATGCTTCCGAGCTCAGCGTTCCGGGAATCGCAACCGAACGTCTGATCAATCTCCTCAAAGCCGTGGGCGCCGATTGTTACTACAGCGGCGCATACGCGTTGGAGCAATACCTCGATGCGGCGCAACTGGAAGCAGCGGGAATTGGCCTCGAATTGCAGCATTGGACCGCGCCCGTGTATCCGCAGTCGCATGGCGCGTTCGTAGCCGATCTGTCGATCGTCGATTTGCTGTTTCACTGCGGTCCGGATTCGCTGCGGGTGCTGCTGAGCGAGGACTTCAGGCCCAACGCTGTAAAGCGAGCCGCGGAATGA
- a CDS encoding DegT/DnrJ/EryC1/StrS family aminotransferase translates to MKIGHSAPTIGHEEREAAARVLASGRLAQGAEVAAFEAECAAVTGRAYGVATSSGTAALHLALEALGCTRQSRVALPTYGCVSLATAVDLAGGQPVLCEVGHDFNLDPAAVPVDCHSVILAHLFGARAQMPDNKRVIEDIAQSIGGPTGGDSIVAVASFYATKLITAGGEGGMVLTDDSGIAEYVRDRRDYDNRDSYVRRYNYKLTEVQAAVGRVQLRRLPEFIERRRSIAARYEEALRGYPLRLPSGDGHVYFRYVVQTPRRDELERALNEKGIEAKRPVYLPAHRYLGGHFPVADEVHERCLSLPIYPSLTDDAVTFIIDGVKRCFS, encoded by the coding sequence ATGAAGATTGGTCACAGCGCTCCGACGATTGGCCACGAAGAGCGCGAGGCCGCCGCGCGTGTGCTTGCCTCCGGGCGTTTGGCGCAAGGAGCGGAAGTTGCCGCGTTTGAGGCGGAGTGCGCCGCGGTTACCGGACGCGCCTATGGCGTGGCGACGAGCAGCGGCACCGCCGCGTTGCACTTGGCACTGGAGGCATTGGGTTGCACGCGACAGAGTCGCGTCGCCCTGCCGACGTACGGGTGCGTCTCGTTGGCAACCGCCGTCGACCTGGCAGGCGGACAGCCGGTTCTTTGTGAGGTGGGTCACGATTTCAATCTCGATCCGGCGGCGGTTCCTGTCGACTGCCACAGCGTCATTCTGGCGCACCTGTTTGGCGCGCGCGCGCAGATGCCGGACAACAAGCGCGTGATCGAGGATATCGCGCAGTCCATCGGGGGACCGACGGGCGGCGATTCGATTGTTGCCGTAGCGTCCTTTTACGCGACGAAGCTCATAACCGCCGGCGGCGAGGGCGGCATGGTCCTGACGGACGATTCCGGCATTGCGGAGTATGTGCGCGATCGCCGCGACTATGACAACCGAGACAGCTACGTCCGCCGCTACAACTACAAGCTCACGGAAGTACAGGCAGCGGTGGGACGTGTGCAACTACGACGGTTGCCGGAGTTTATCGAGCGCAGACGGTCCATTGCGGCGCGTTACGAAGAAGCACTTCGCGGATATCCCCTGCGTTTGCCTTCGGGCGACGGACACGTCTACTTCCGATACGTTGTGCAGACACCGCGCCGCGACGAGTTGGAGCGCGCGCTCAACGAGAAGGGTATCGAGGCCAAACGTCCGGTCTATCTCCCGGCGCATCGCTATCTTGGCGGGCATTTCCCCGTGGCCGACGAGGTTCACGAGCGATGCCTGTCGCTTCCCATCTATCCCTCATTGACAGACGACGCGGTAACGTTCATCATCGATGGGGTGAAGCGCTGCTTTTCATGA
- a CDS encoding undecaprenyl/decaprenyl-phosphate alpha-N-acetylglucosaminyl 1-phosphate transferase: protein MLQQLHYWPRTYIQVGCIAFLVAVALMPIAIRLLGRLGVLDQVAANKIHTRPVARGGGIVIFIAFAVAVLFPNYRDNPMKGVLLGSAICLVVGAIDDIRGGIPATLKFFTLVGVTVIMSQYGVLIRVAGSYPIDLLLTIFWVVGVTSAINGIDNMDGLAGGISAIVSTMYLVIALQAFIAAGTETSLSWFGLLAAGLIGSNLGFLVYNTKPARIFMGDSGSFFLGFTLAALGVMGEWSRNPVVSFSIPMLILGVPIFDFIYILVARVIRGDTRTIRQVIDHCATDHLSHRLVWMGFGQYQAVLFIYLLCVVMGVSGVLLRNSTSLVDTALALFQGLTIISLVFILMAIAARKPREQFAEREPVASATVSDIRETDNHGFKGGKS, encoded by the coding sequence ATGCTGCAGCAATTGCACTATTGGCCGAGAACGTACATCCAGGTTGGGTGCATTGCGTTCTTGGTAGCGGTGGCGTTGATGCCGATTGCCATTCGCCTGCTGGGCCGCCTCGGCGTTTTGGACCAGGTCGCCGCGAACAAGATTCATACGAGGCCTGTGGCGCGCGGTGGCGGCATCGTCATCTTCATCGCGTTTGCCGTCGCTGTCTTATTCCCCAACTACCGAGACAACCCCATGAAGGGCGTGTTGCTGGGATCGGCGATTTGCCTGGTTGTCGGCGCCATTGACGATATCAGGGGAGGCATCCCCGCGACCTTGAAGTTCTTCACGCTTGTTGGAGTGACGGTCATCATGTCGCAATACGGGGTGCTAATCCGCGTAGCGGGTTCGTATCCTATCGATCTTCTTCTGACGATATTCTGGGTTGTCGGCGTCACGAGCGCGATTAACGGCATCGACAACATGGACGGGCTCGCGGGGGGCATATCCGCCATCGTGTCCACGATGTATTTGGTGATCGCCCTGCAAGCATTCATCGCGGCCGGCACCGAAACCAGCTTATCGTGGTTTGGGCTTCTTGCGGCGGGCCTGATTGGATCGAACTTGGGGTTCCTCGTCTATAACACAAAACCCGCGCGCATTTTCATGGGAGACTCCGGAAGCTTCTTCCTGGGGTTCACGCTGGCGGCATTGGGTGTTATGGGCGAATGGAGCCGCAATCCGGTCGTATCGTTCAGCATTCCAATGCTGATTCTCGGGGTGCCCATTTTCGACTTCATCTACATACTGGTCGCACGCGTTATTCGGGGCGACACCCGGACTATTCGCCAGGTCATCGATCATTGTGCAACCGATCACCTTTCGCACCGACTGGTGTGGATGGGGTTTGGCCAGTACCAGGCGGTCCTCTTCATCTACCTGCTGTGCGTGGTGATGGGCGTCAGCGGCGTTTTGCTGCGCAATAGCACGAGTCTGGTTGATACCGCTCTTGCATTGTTTCAAGGCCTGACTATCATATCGCTGGTTTTCATACTGATGGCGATTGCGGCGCGCAAGCCTCGCGAGCAATTCGCCGAACGGGAACCGGTTGCTTCGGCAACTGTTTCGGATATACGAGAAACGGACAATCACGGGTTCAAGGGGGGAAAGTCATGA
- a CDS encoding glycoside hydrolase family 55 protein, with protein sequence MSRWNAVLGCSLMALWGTVVLSAQEPQAKEGTALDRKTTWSVMEFGAVPDETTDNTAAFQKALEAASAVGGGIVEVPAGKFGFDGSLKFPKDVTLRGVFAYSPAHAGIRDKRDDEMPVFGTVLLPRAGAGSEEGAPFISLDSNSVLQGVCVHYPNQKADAEVPTPYPYTVAMRGNNSAVIDVELLNPFNAIDASQNQRVLIRNVHGQPIHIGLYIDHIYDIGRVENVHWNPWWSLNTPVFKWQMEHGIAFIFGKSDWHYVLNTFCFGYNIGYQFIETKSGVTNGNFVGIGADNCRIAVSVENSSPIGILITSGEFVSFDGPDPTMVRVEKTNSGAVRFVNCAFWGPCNRIAVIDGTGVIGFSDCTFQNWGHRDKPVHAIEAVGGTVLVRGCEFHEDKPQVLLGEGVKRAIVTENVVEGQVRIANESKGKTVVDQNIGTE encoded by the coding sequence ATGAGTCGATGGAACGCAGTGTTGGGATGTTCGCTGATGGCGTTATGGGGGACCGTTGTTTTGTCCGCCCAAGAGCCGCAGGCGAAGGAGGGGACCGCCTTGGACCGCAAGACTACGTGGAGTGTCATGGAATTTGGAGCCGTACCTGACGAGACTACCGACAATACCGCGGCCTTTCAGAAGGCGCTAGAGGCGGCGTCGGCTGTGGGAGGCGGCATTGTTGAAGTACCCGCGGGCAAATTCGGATTCGACGGTTCGCTGAAGTTTCCGAAGGACGTCACCTTGCGCGGAGTGTTCGCGTACTCGCCTGCCCACGCGGGCATTCGCGATAAGCGCGACGACGAAATGCCTGTATTCGGCACCGTGTTGTTGCCGCGCGCAGGCGCCGGTTCCGAGGAGGGCGCACCGTTCATTTCGCTGGATTCGAACTCCGTGCTGCAGGGCGTGTGCGTACACTACCCCAATCAGAAAGCCGACGCGGAAGTGCCGACGCCTTATCCGTATACGGTTGCGATGCGCGGCAACAACTCGGCGGTGATCGATGTTGAGCTGCTCAATCCTTTTAATGCCATTGACGCCAGCCAGAACCAGCGCGTACTCATTCGCAACGTGCACGGACAGCCTATCCACATCGGCCTCTACATCGATCACATCTACGACATCGGGCGCGTCGAGAACGTGCACTGGAACCCGTGGTGGTCGTTGAACACGCCGGTATTCAAGTGGCAGATGGAACACGGAATCGCGTTCATCTTCGGGAAGAGCGACTGGCACTATGTGCTGAACACGTTCTGCTTCGGCTACAACATCGGCTATCAGTTCATCGAAACCAAGTCCGGTGTCACGAACGGAAACTTCGTTGGCATTGGCGCGGACAACTGCCGGATTGCCGTGTCGGTCGAGAATTCGTCGCCCATCGGCATCTTAATTACGAGCGGCGAGTTTGTGTCGTTCGATGGCCCCGACCCGACTATGGTGCGCGTCGAGAAGACCAACTCGGGGGCGGTCCGCTTCGTGAATTGCGCGTTCTGGGGGCCCTGCAACCGTATCGCCGTGATTGATGGTACCGGCGTAATCGGATTCAGCGACTGCACATTCCAGAACTGGGGCCACCGCGACAAGCCCGTTCACGCGATTGAGGCTGTTGGCGGCACGGTGCTGGTGCGCGGGTGTGAGTTCCACGAGGACAAGCCGCAGGTACTGCTCGGCGAAGGCGTCAAGCGCGCGATTGTCACGGAGAATGTTGTCGAGGGCCAAGTGCGAATCGCCAACGAATCCAAGGGCAAGACCGTGGTAGACCAGAACATCGGCACGGAATAA
- a CDS encoding metallophosphoesterase, with product MSPSLEHPYAVLNASGYRSVRILQLTDFHSDKGDEPAEQTYADVRAIVDHTQPSLLAVTGDIWCCDDDAERAPFVMRRDLAFVESLGVPWAFTPGNHDHPDTVAEALARSAASLGASLPLGNGDGDYRVEVQAEGVACWDIFFLNSRARSLAQEDVAWLEHESNRLQLLRGRAIPAIAYFHIPLKQYESARLDGRARGYAQEEVLYWDDDGTLFDGIRRAGNVRACFVGHSHANDFWFEEDGIVLSYGRAAGHGGYGADRLRKGATLVEIDTASARFDFVTVFADGSRWSAD from the coding sequence ATGTCACCATCACTGGAACATCCATATGCCGTCCTAAATGCCTCCGGTTACCGATCCGTTCGAATTCTGCAGCTTACGGACTTCCACAGCGACAAGGGAGACGAACCGGCGGAGCAGACCTACGCCGACGTGCGTGCCATCGTGGACCACACACAGCCATCCCTGCTCGCGGTGACGGGCGACATCTGGTGCTGCGACGACGACGCGGAGCGAGCGCCGTTCGTCATGCGGCGCGACCTTGCCTTCGTGGAGTCGCTGGGCGTCCCCTGGGCGTTCACGCCGGGCAATCACGACCATCCGGACACCGTTGCCGAAGCGTTGGCACGCAGCGCGGCATCCCTGGGAGCGTCGTTGCCGTTGGGGAACGGCGACGGAGACTATCGCGTGGAAGTGCAGGCGGAGGGCGTCGCGTGTTGGGACATCTTCTTCCTGAACTCGCGCGCCCGGTCCCTCGCGCAAGAAGACGTCGCGTGGTTGGAGCACGAATCGAACCGCCTGCAACTACTACGCGGCCGCGCGATTCCGGCCATCGCGTACTTCCACATTCCGCTGAAGCAATACGAGTCCGCGCGGCTCGACGGTCGCGCGCGAGGCTATGCCCAGGAGGAGGTCTTGTATTGGGACGATGACGGCACGCTCTTCGACGGCATACGCCGCGCGGGCAACGTGCGCGCATGCTTCGTCGGGCACAGCCACGCAAATGACTTCTGGTTCGAAGAGGATGGCATCGTATTGTCGTATGGCCGCGCTGCGGGACACGGCGGTTACGGCGCGGACCGTCTGCGCAAGGGAGCCACGCTCGTGGAAATAGATACGGCTTCCGCGCGATTCGATTTCGTTACCGTATTCGCCGACGGAAGCCGTTGGAGTGCGGATTAA
- a CDS encoding glycosyl hydrolase 115 family protein, whose protein sequence is MKHTVVYGANATPLERNACEDLKADLERVVGVPVALHEESAGNRDEGAVYLVGTPASCGWVSMLADRGEIEISRDMPGSQGGIMKRIERPGLGPLVVLAGSDAKGAQNVVYDFSRDVLGVDPYQYFTDYSPALRPEFLPKTLDRTVAPPKVPILCYFDNDDDELANMTQPYLQFDKATWKGVLDTLARTRYNAIDLHDHLGRSEFFLWEDYIKLRPDYHTDLELLDWVIDYAHSKGIMVQIPMYLAWEFKHITEEEGVCWSKYKHRWIETWQYYMKDSPIGKADLFLDRPRSQIWDCQYKSACGEDTGAVMTEAFTALRDVVLEHNPRATLLCDLYAHGQDLWTSGAFRPPKDYILLWPNNGWGLFKPFPKDKRGYRFGTYMHAGFWLNHVVQDPYPRRIEQSMKELLLTHEAAEYCLVNGQTFRHFILNLEAYSRATYAPESFDGDAFFRQWAARYFGDAAAPHVVRAFDLLHEVSGEGYVRLIHEVVAAEKACLAKEVPADLAALEKSVKDTEARLETLRAALQEAEQADQAAKDQAHFCHDHVVLPIRVFAETVALHLELQKALLAWGRDTSTENANAHLREAARILRAHLKTREDGDKNPMWKTWYDPKKRRPNGGFPDLGKLEAARF, encoded by the coding sequence ATGAAGCACACCGTAGTCTATGGCGCTAACGCAACTCCCTTGGAACGAAACGCTTGCGAAGATCTGAAGGCCGACCTCGAGAGAGTCGTAGGCGTTCCAGTCGCGCTTCATGAAGAGAGCGCCGGAAATCGCGACGAAGGAGCGGTCTACCTCGTGGGTACCCCAGCGTCGTGCGGATGGGTGAGCATGTTGGCCGACCGCGGCGAGATTGAGATCTCGCGGGATATGCCCGGCAGCCAGGGCGGCATCATGAAGCGTATTGAGCGCCCGGGGCTGGGGCCGCTCGTTGTGCTTGCCGGCAGCGACGCCAAAGGGGCGCAAAACGTCGTCTACGACTTCTCGCGTGACGTGCTTGGCGTGGACCCCTACCAGTACTTCACCGACTACTCGCCGGCGCTGCGTCCCGAGTTTCTTCCCAAGACGCTCGACCGCACCGTTGCGCCCCCCAAGGTTCCCATACTTTGCTATTTCGACAACGACGATGATGAGTTGGCCAACATGACGCAGCCGTATCTCCAGTTCGACAAAGCGACCTGGAAGGGCGTGCTCGACACGCTGGCGCGCACGCGCTACAACGCCATCGACCTGCACGACCATTTGGGGCGCAGCGAGTTCTTTCTCTGGGAGGACTACATCAAGTTGCGGCCCGACTACCACACCGATCTGGAGTTGCTGGATTGGGTGATCGACTACGCCCACTCAAAAGGGATCATGGTGCAGATCCCCATGTATCTTGCCTGGGAGTTCAAGCACATCACCGAAGAAGAGGGCGTCTGCTGGTCGAAGTACAAGCACCGCTGGATCGAAACGTGGCAGTACTACATGAAGGATTCGCCGATCGGCAAGGCCGACCTCTTCTTAGACCGTCCGCGCAGCCAGATTTGGGATTGCCAATACAAGAGCGCCTGCGGTGAAGACACGGGCGCGGTGATGACGGAGGCGTTTACGGCCTTGCGCGACGTGGTGTTGGAGCACAATCCCCGCGCAACGCTCCTGTGCGATTTGTACGCGCACGGGCAGGACCTTTGGACCTCGGGCGCGTTTAGGCCTCCGAAGGACTACATCCTTCTGTGGCCGAACAACGGCTGGGGGCTGTTCAAACCCTTCCCGAAGGACAAGCGCGGCTATCGATTCGGCACGTACATGCACGCGGGGTTCTGGCTGAATCACGTGGTTCAGGACCCCTATCCACGGCGCATTGAGCAGAGCATGAAGGAACTGCTCCTCACGCACGAAGCCGCGGAGTACTGTCTCGTTAACGGGCAGACGTTTCGCCATTTCATCCTCAACCTCGAAGCCTATTCGCGCGCCACGTATGCGCCGGAATCCTTCGACGGCGACGCCTTCTTCCGGCAGTGGGCCGCGCGTTACTTTGGGGACGCTGCGGCTCCGCACGTGGTCCGCGCGTTCGACCTGCTGCATGAAGTCAGCGGCGAAGGCTATGTCCGCCTGATCCACGAAGTCGTGGCCGCGGAGAAGGCGTGTCTCGCGAAAGAGGTTCCGGCAGATCTGGCGGCGCTTGAGAAGTCGGTAAAGGACACAGAAGCGCGGCTGGAGACGCTTCGCGCGGCGTTGCAGGAGGCTGAACAGGCCGATCAGGCAGCCAAGGACCAGGCGCATTTCTGCCACGACCACGTTGTGTTGCCGATCCGCGTGTTTGCCGAGACCGTGGCGTTGCATTTGGAGCTGCAGAAGGCGTTGCTCGCGTGGGGACGCGACACGTCTACAGAGAATGCCAACGCGCATCTTCGCGAAGCGGCGCGGATTCTTCGCGCGCATTTAAAGACGCGCGAGGATGGCGATAAGAATCCCATGTGGAAGACGTGGTACGACCCGAAGAAGCGCAGACCGAACGGGGGGTTCCCGGATTTGGGGAAACTGGAAGCCGCGCGCTTCTGA